In a single window of the Sediminicoccus sp. KRV36 genome:
- a CDS encoding isoprenylcysteine carboxylmethyltransferase family protein — protein MPDDHGPGVRLPPPVIVVAALLLGWGLQQLVPVRLGPPAVAFGGMLIFLAVGWIGWALLVLVRAGNDPRPDRPDQVFVAAGPYRFGRNPIYAGFLLFLAGVALSWGTLWAWLAVGAAFLALDLLVVRREEAYLRGRFPESYPAYAARTRRWV, from the coding sequence ATGCCTGACGATCACGGCCCCGGCGTCCGGTTGCCGCCGCCGGTCATCGTGGTGGCTGCCCTGCTTCTGGGCTGGGGGCTGCAGCAGCTGGTTCCCGTGCGGCTCGGGCCGCCGGCGGTGGCCTTCGGCGGGATGCTGATCTTCCTGGCGGTGGGCTGGATCGGCTGGGCGCTGCTGGTGCTGGTGCGCGCCGGCAATGACCCGAGGCCGGACCGGCCCGACCAGGTTTTCGTCGCGGCCGGGCCCTACCGCTTTGGCCGCAACCCGATCTATGCCGGCTTCCTGCTGTTCCTGGCCGGGGTGGCGTTGAGCTGGGGCACGCTCTGGGCCTGGCTTGCCGTCGGCGCCGCCTTCCTGGCGCTGGACCTGCTGGTGGTGCGGCGCGAGGAAGCCTATCTGCGCGGCCGCTTCCCGGAGAGCTACCCGGCCTACGCCGCCCGCACCCGCCGCTGGGTCTGA
- a CDS encoding folate-binding protein has product MVVMPIATLAERAVLEVTGEDRLAFLQGLVSNDVAMAAPGRAIWSALLTPQGKWLADFFLTAEADRLLMDAEAAQADMLCAKLLRFRLRSRVAMAVLPGWVVQAGWGGAAPPPGATPDPRLPEAGWRWLTPSPVPADATPAAYDRHRLGLGLPDGSRDMQAEQSVLLEAGFDELHGVSWSKGCYMGQELTARTKYRGLVKRRLVPVEIEGPLPARGTPITLAGVEEDAEMGEMRSGQDGQGLALLRLSALGQALRCGEAVLRPRIPGWMKLPEPSDA; this is encoded by the coding sequence ATGGTGGTGATGCCCATTGCAACACTCGCCGAGCGCGCCGTCCTGGAAGTGACGGGTGAGGACCGCCTCGCCTTCCTGCAGGGGCTGGTTTCCAATGACGTGGCCATGGCAGCACCCGGCCGCGCCATCTGGTCCGCATTGCTGACGCCGCAGGGCAAGTGGCTCGCGGATTTCTTCCTGACCGCCGAGGCCGACCGCCTGCTGATGGATGCCGAGGCCGCCCAGGCGGACATGCTCTGTGCCAAATTGCTGCGCTTCCGCCTGCGCTCCCGCGTGGCCATGGCGGTGCTGCCGGGCTGGGTGGTGCAGGCGGGTTGGGGCGGCGCGGCGCCGCCGCCGGGTGCCACGCCCGACCCGCGCCTGCCCGAGGCCGGCTGGCGCTGGCTGACGCCAAGCCCCGTGCCCGCCGACGCGACGCCGGCCGCCTATGACCGGCATCGGCTGGGGCTCGGCCTGCCGGATGGCTCGCGCGACATGCAGGCGGAGCAATCCGTGCTGCTCGAGGCGGGGTTTGATGAACTGCACGGCGTCTCCTGGTCCAAGGGCTGCTACATGGGCCAGGAATTGACGGCGCGGACCAAGTATCGCGGCCTGGTGAAGCGCCGGCTGGTGCCGGTGGAGATCGAGGGGCCCCTGCCCGCCCGCGGGACGCCGATCACGCTGGCCGGGGTGGAGGAGGATGCCGAGATGGGCGAAATGCGCTCCGGCCAGGATGGCCAGGGGCTGGCGCTGCTGCGGCTCTCCGCCCTCGGTCAGGCGCTGCGCTGTGGCGAGGCCGTGCTGCGCCCGCGCATCCCCGGCTGGATGAAGCTGCCCGAGCCGAGCGATGCCTGA
- a CDS encoding DUF1489 domain-containing protein, with product MLHMLKLSVGPRDVAQLRAIQKLRAVADPPLRHQTRMTPKRREEILDGGSIYWVVAGFLQVRQRILDIIEDDWGDGTACAGLVLDPRLVMVEARATKAFQGWRYLTPEDAPPDVVEGVATSGMEALPPALKAALREARLI from the coding sequence ATGTTGCACATGCTGAAGCTCTCCGTCGGCCCTCGCGATGTGGCGCAGCTGCGCGCGATCCAGAAGCTGCGCGCCGTGGCGGACCCGCCCCTGCGCCACCAGACCCGCATGACGCCCAAGCGCCGCGAGGAAATCCTGGACGGCGGCAGCATCTATTGGGTGGTGGCGGGTTTCCTGCAGGTGCGGCAGCGCATCCTGGACATCATCGAGGATGACTGGGGCGATGGCACGGCCTGCGCCGGCCTGGTGCTGGACCCCAGGCTGGTGATGGTGGAGGCCCGCGCCACCAAGGCCTTCCAGGGCTGGCGCTACCTCACGCCGGAGGATGCACCGCCGGATGTGGTGGAAGGCGTCGCGACTTCGGGCATGGAAGCGCTGCCCCCCGCCCTGAAGGCGGCCCTGCGGGAAGCGCGCCTCATTTAA